One part of the Mytilus trossulus isolate FHL-02 chromosome 11, PNRI_Mtr1.1.1.hap1, whole genome shotgun sequence genome encodes these proteins:
- the LOC134691587 gene encoding uncharacterized protein LOC134691587, translating to MVISILSFRNLKCNNKDGWFLYGSDWGCCGNYDGCCTWASSVCYYHDAVCKCCDYGWLICGPDCKKDAECFENYEEESNNIFDEHHVQESENSKDTVKSNQIKKLENKHSFHRKITSSKKQKNEIIRTDDVEKPQTYLVKQTTKGVTAKNHKFGQSKYIKHGILHFKQKIGRPLYRMRNEDFLMADQPLIDHNDEGSGDIG from the coding sequence ATGGTTATTTCAATCTTGTCTTTCAGgaatttaaaatgtaacaataaaGATGGTTGGTTCTTATATGGTTCGGATTGGGGTTGCTGTGGAAACTATGATGGCTGCTGCACGTGGGCATCGTCTGTCTGCTACTATCATGACGCAGTGTGTAAATGTTGTGATTACGGTTGGCTGATTTGTGGCCCAGATTGTAAAAAAGATGctgaatgttttgaaaattatgaaGAGGAATCGAATAACATTTTCGACGAACACCATGTACAGGAAAGTGAAAACAGCAAAGATACTGTTAAAtctaatcaaattaaaaaacttgaaaacaaaCACAGTTTCCATAGGAAAATAACGTCCtccaaaaaacaaaagaatgaaATAATCAGAACGGACGATGTAGAGAAACCACAAACATATTTAGTAAAACAGACGACAAAAGGTGTCACTGctaaaaatcacaaatttggTCAATCAAAGTACATCAAGCATGGCATATTACATTTTAAGCAGAAAATCGGTAGACCTTTGTATAGAATGCGTAACGAAGATTTTTTAATGGCAGATCAGCCCCTGATAGATCATAACGACGAAGGCAGTGGGGACATTGGATAA